From the genome of candidate division WOR-3 bacterium:
TTTCCTTAAAAATAAATTCAAGAGCATTTTCAAGCTTTTCAAGGTATTCTTCCTCACCTGTTCCTCCCCATAAACCAATATCAAGGTCACTTTTTTGTTTTGGTACAGGATATAAATCTTCCTGATGCATTGAAAAAGTAAAAACATCAGGATCATTTTCGAAAATTTTTGCTGTTCCATTTCCCTGATGAAGATCAAGATCTATAATTAAAGCATTTTTAATCTTATTCTCCTTTTTTAACTTTTTAACAGCATAAGCAAGGTCATTTATATAACAGAAACCCTCTGCTTTGTCAGGAAAAGCATGATGCCAGCCTCCACCTATATGTATTCCAAGACCATATTTTAGGGCATCACAAGAAGCAAGATATGTGGCATTTGCACCTATCAGGTAAAAATCAACAATTTCTTTATTCAAAGGTAATTCAGAAAACATTGTTCTTCTTGTCCATCTTAAATTTTTCAAATCATCAAGATACTCCTCAGTATGAACAATTTTAAGTTCCTCAAAAGATAAAGGACTAACCTCAAAAAAGTCTTCTTCTTTTAAAATACCTTCTTTTATTAATTTTTCTTTAATTAGCCTATACTTCTGTGTAGGAAAAACGTGAGGACCTATATTTACCTCATATCTTGAGGAGTAATAAACCCTCATTTTTTATAAAGTCCCTTTTCCTTTATAAAATTCTCAACTTCAGGATGAACCATAAGGTATATGCTTTTACCCTCCTTTATTCTCCTTCTTATTTCCCTTGCTGATACTTCAATAATCCTTGTATTTAAAATTATTGCCTTTTCTTTATAAGGGAAATCATCTCTTATTTCTTTTTTTACCCTCTGACAAACAACTATTTTGGCAAGGTCAAAAAGACTTTCATACTCATACCATGTTCCTATATTCACAAATTGGTCTGAACCCATTATAAAATAAATTTCCTCATCCTTTCTTCTTCTTTTCCATTCACTCAATACAAGAGCAGTATAGGTGGGAGCGAATTTTAAATGGGACTCAAAATCTGAAACATAGAAAGGATGTCCTTTTAGCATAAGTTCAACCATTTTAACTCTATCCTCAAATTCAGCTCTTGTTTTTCTATGAGGGGGCCTATAGGAAACAAGAAAGTGAATTTCATCAAGCTCAAGTTTTTCTAAAACATCCTGTGCAACAAGAAGGTGACCTATATGAGGTGGATCAAAAGTTCCTCCAAATATTCCTATTTTTTTCATTTTTTATTTATTTTTTTCCTTGCTTTTTCTGCCCAGATAGTATCAGGATATTTACTAATCAATTCTTCATAATAAATTTTTGCTGAATTAAATTTTTTCATATTTTCATAAAGTTCAGCAATTTTATATATTTTTTCTGCTAAAATATTTAAAACCTCGCCTTTGAGACCTTTAATTTCTTCAATGTATTGAGACTCTGGATATTTTCTTTGAAATTCAGATAATTTAGTAAGAACTTTCTCAAGTTCTTTTGTTTCATGAAGCGGTGAGCGAACTTTTAAAATTTCAAGTTTTAATAAATCAAACTCTGCCTCTTCAATATGCTCAGAATTGGGAAATTGATTTATAAGAAAATTATATTCTGAAATAGCTGTTTCAAATTGTTTTTCATTCAAATAGGATTTTGCTATATAAAACTGGGCATCGTCGGTATATTCTTTTATCTCACCTGAAAATAAAACCCTATTAAAATAGAATCTTGCTTTATCATATTTACCTTTATAAAAATTATAAAGACCAAGTTCAAAATATCTCTGTGTATCAAAATTTTCCATTTTTGCCCTTTTGAAAAGGCAGGCGGAAAGAATTGTAAAAAAAATCAAAAAAAATTTTCTCATTTTTAAAATCAATTATAAATAGTCAACTTACCTTTTTTCAAGAGTAATGAACCAATTTTTATATTAATGAGTCTAATAATAATCAAAGGTTCAAATCCCTTAAAAATAAAAAGGAGAAGAAAAATGAAAAAAATAATAAACATCATAACTGTAATAAACCTGATAACTATATTGGGATGCAGAGAAAAACAAACTGAACCAACCTTGAATGACGAGGAAATTTTAAAACAGATGATAAACGAAAGTGAATTCTTCAAGGAATTTGATGAATTTTCTGAGTGGAATTTTATAACAACATTTTCAGATATAATATCAAATTTTATAGTAAACTGGGGAAGAGAAATAAATAATATAATAAAGGATATTAATATTCATATAGAAGGTGATTCAGCAATAGTGACTATTAATAAAGATGTGAAAGGGACACTTCATATAATTGCCACTTCCCCTGATACTTTTATCAATTTATCAAAGCCCTTACATCACAAATTTACAAGGTATGCTTTATTTAAAAAAACTGATGAGAAGAAATGGAGACTTAATAAAATTTCTGGTGGTGAATCCCAATCACTTGACATATTTACAGTTAGAATTGATTCAGTTAAAATAGAAATACCCTCAATTAACTATGTAAGGGTCTATAAAAATCCTCTTGATATGATAAATGTGGAGGATATTATAAAATTAAAACCAGGAGATTCAGTTTTAGTAACTTATTATACAAATGGAGAAAATTCCCTTTCTTACATTCATCCAAGACCCTTTTTAAGAAGAATTTTAGAACCTTATGGAAATGGAATTTTTAAAGGAAAATATCATGCTCCTTTAAATCCAGGTATCTATCATGTTGCTTTTGATGTTATAAGATGGGAATCAATAATGACAAAAAGCTATCCATTTGAAGATGCTAACATATGGTTTTTTGCATATAAGGTGGAAAAATAAAACTGAGGGGGGACCCCCCCATCCAACTTTTTTAAGAAAAGAGGAAATTAAAGAACCTTATCTAGGTTAATCTTCTTTTTTTAAAGAAGACTTACTAAAATATGAAAATCTGTGCTCTTTTTATTTAAAATATAAATCTTCAAAGGTTCAAATCCTCTCTTAAAAATTTTTAAAATTAAAAAATGAAAAAGGTAAAAGTTGCTATAAATGGTTTTGGAAGAATTGGAAGACAGGTTTTAAAAGAAGGTTTAAAAAGAAAAAATCTTGAATTTGTTGCAATAAATGACTTATCAGACCCTGAGGCTCTCGCACACCTATATAAATACGATTCTGTTTTTGGAATAACAGATGATAAAATAGAAGTTGAAAAAGATGGATTTAAGATTAATGGAAAGAAAATAAAGGTATTTTCTGAAAAAGAACCATCAAAACTCCCGTGGAAAGAGCTTGAAGTTGATTATGTAGTAGAATCAACAGGAGCCTTTACAGATAGAACAAAAGCAGCTCTTCACCTTGATGCAGGAGCAAAAAGAGTTATAATTACTGCTCCTGGTAAGGGAACTAAACCGGATGTTACAATTGTTCTCGGTGTTAATGAACACTTTTATGACCCGGAAAAACATTTTGTTATCTCCAATGCTTCCTGCACGACAAACTGTTTTTCCTTTTTGGTTAAAATTATACACGAAAACTTTGGAATTGAAAAGGGAGAGATGACCACAATACACTCCTATACGAATGACCAGAGAATTCTTGACCAGATACACAGGGATTTAAGGAGAGCAAGAGCAGCAGCTTTAAATATAATACCAACATCGACAGGTGCAGCAGAAGCAATTGAACTTGTTTATCCTGAATTAAAGGGAAAACTAAAGGCTATCTCAATCAGGGTTCCAACACCAAATGTTTCCCTTTGCGATTTTACAGCAGTAGTTAAAAAAGAAGTTAAAAAAGAAGAAGTTAATGAGGCTTTCAAAAAGGCATCAGAAAAACTCTCAAAATATCTTGAATACTGTGATAAACCCCTTGTTTCATCTGATTTCATAGGAAACCCTCATTCCTGTATATTTGATGCAACCTTAACTGAAACTGTTGAGAACTTGGTAAAAGTAGCAGGCTGGTATGATAATGAATGGGGGTACTCTGTAAGGGTTGTAGATTTGCTTGAATATTTATCAGAAAAGGAGAAATAAAATGAAAACATTAAATCAAATAGGGGATATAAGGGGTAAAAGAGTTTTTGTAAGGGTTGATTTTAATGTGCCAATAAAAAAAGGTAGAATTCAGGATGACACAAGGATAAGAGAGACAGTTCCAACAATAAAGTTTTTATCTGAAAAAGGGGCAAAGGTAATTCTTGCCTCACATCTTGGAAGGCCAAAAGGAGAAAGAAATCCTGAATTTTCGCTTAAACCCTGTGCAAATAGACTTAGTAAAATCCTTGGAAAAAAGGTAAAATTCACCGAAGAATTGTATGGGGAAGAAGTTAAGAAAATTATTGAAAAATTAAAGGAAGGGGATATTTTGCTTATTGAAAATGTAAGATTTGAAAAAAATGAGGAAAAGGAAGATACTGAACTTGCAAAAAAATGGAGGGAACTTGCGGATATCTATGTTAATGAAGCTTTTTCCGCTTCTCATAGAAAGCATACATCGGTTTTTACACTTCCAAAGCTCTTTGAGGAAAAGTATGCTGGTTTTTTACTGGAAAAGGAAATAAATAACTTAAAGAAAATTACGGAAAATTTTGAAAGACCCTTTATAGCAATATTGGGTGGTGCAAAAGTGGAAGATAAAATAGGTGTGATAAAAACTCTTGTTGATAAATGTGATAAAGTTTTAATAGGTGGGGGTATGATGTTTACCTTCTGGAAGGCTAAAGGTAAAAAAATAGGAAATTCTATATTAGATGAAAAATACACTCAAGAAGTGAATAAACTTCCTGAGGATAAAATACTT
Proteins encoded in this window:
- the gap gene encoding type I glyceraldehyde-3-phosphate dehydrogenase → MKKVKVAINGFGRIGRQVLKEGLKRKNLEFVAINDLSDPEALAHLYKYDSVFGITDDKIEVEKDGFKINGKKIKVFSEKEPSKLPWKELEVDYVVESTGAFTDRTKAALHLDAGAKRVIITAPGKGTKPDVTIVLGVNEHFYDPEKHFVISNASCTTNCFSFLVKIIHENFGIEKGEMTTIHSYTNDQRILDQIHRDLRRARAAALNIIPTSTGAAEAIELVYPELKGKLKAISIRVPTPNVSLCDFTAVVKKEVKKEEVNEAFKKASEKLSKYLEYCDKPLVSSDFIGNPHSCIFDATLTETVENLVKVAGWYDNEWGYSVRVVDLLEYLSEKEK
- a CDS encoding histone deacetylase, producing MRVYYSSRYEVNIGPHVFPTQKYRLIKEKLIKEGILKEEDFFEVSPLSFEELKIVHTEEYLDDLKNLRWTRRTMFSELPLNKEIVDFYLIGANATYLASCDALKYGLGIHIGGGWHHAFPDKAEGFCYINDLAYAVKKLKKENKIKNALIIDLDLHQGNGTAKIFENDPDVFTFSMHQEDLYPVPKQKSDLDIGLWGGTGEEEYLEKLENALEFIFKEKSFDLILYQAGADPYEKDLLGNLKLTKNGLKKRDEIVRKFTLERGYSIAITLGGGYSSDLNDLIEIHSTTIKVFLLWKREKQ
- the nadD gene encoding nicotinate (nicotinamide) nucleotide adenylyltransferase, yielding MKKIGIFGGTFDPPHIGHLLVAQDVLEKLELDEIHFLVSYRPPHRKTRAEFEDRVKMVELMLKGHPFYVSDFESHLKFAPTYTALVLSEWKRRRKDEEIYFIMGSDQFVNIGTWYEYESLFDLAKIVVCQRVKKEIRDDFPYKEKAIILNTRIIEVSAREIRRRIKEGKSIYLMVHPEVENFIKEKGLYKK
- a CDS encoding phosphoglycerate kinase, whose amino-acid sequence is MKTLNQIGDIRGKRVFVRVDFNVPIKKGRIQDDTRIRETVPTIKFLSEKGAKVILASHLGRPKGERNPEFSLKPCANRLSKILGKKVKFTEELYGEEVKKIIEKLKEGDILLIENVRFEKNEEKEDTELAKKWRELADIYVNEAFSASHRKHTSVFTLPKLFEEKYAGFLLEKEINNLKKITENFERPFIAILGGAKVEDKIGVIKTLVDKCDKVLIGGGMMFTFWKAKGKKIGNSILDEKYTQEVNKLPEDKILIAVDTRYAEKPESKKYEEGEEVPEGYSGYDIGAKTIEIFKEEISKAKTIFWNGPMGVFENKTFREGTYEIAKKIAEQTEKGAFSLCGGGETVQVLKELKLEEKISFVSTGGGASLEFIEKGTLPGIEALE
- the bamD gene encoding outer membrane protein assembly factor BamD; protein product: MRKFFLIFFTILSACLFKRAKMENFDTQRYFELGLYNFYKGKYDKARFYFNRVLFSGEIKEYTDDAQFYIAKSYLNEKQFETAISEYNFLINQFPNSEHIEEAEFDLLKLEILKVRSPLHETKELEKVLTKLSEFQRKYPESQYIEEIKGLKGEVLNILAEKIYKIAELYENMKKFNSAKIYYEELISKYPDTIWAEKARKKINKK